One window of Candidatus Eremiobacteraceae bacterium genomic DNA carries:
- a CDS encoding FHA domain-containing protein: MYELEAMNGPLDGKRWAFSRDISIGRDGTAVGAELSTDRAASRRHAEVRATPGGLVLTDLDSRNGTLVDGSPIDGPMLITTGQPFIVGRTMLRVLDPAPPKKA; encoded by the coding sequence ATGTACGAACTCGAAGCGATGAACGGCCCACTCGACGGCAAACGCTGGGCGTTTTCCCGGGACATCAGCATCGGCCGCGACGGTACAGCCGTCGGCGCCGAATTGTCCACCGACCGAGCCGCATCCCGCCGGCATGCCGAAGTTCGCGCCACGCCCGGCGGACTTGTACTCACCGACCTGGACAGCCGCAACGGCACGCTCGTCGACGGCTCGCCCATCGATGGTCCGATGCTCATCACCACGGGCCAGCCGTTTATCGTCGGCCGCACGATGTTGCGCGTGCTCGATCCTGCTCCGCCAAAGAAAGCGTAG
- a CDS encoding type III pantothenate kinase, translating to MLLAVDIGNTNIKFGLFEDAGHSAGTLAHTWRSVTNRRQTGDELAVLVDGMLRVRGVPPASVQRVVVANVVPQLYRAVTSMSQRYFNCRTEFISAARQTMMPVRTQRPAELGADLIANAIAGVKRYGAPIIIVGFGTATTFSGVDADGAFAGTAIAPGIELSVDALVGRAAKLMSVPLIRPRAALGTDTAEALQSGIIFGFVGQAEFLIAKIAAELGGKPTVVATGGLAELVAKNTEAIHHVDDSLSLHGLYHWATTDRRAMLDPASDGAPVLGGNE from the coding sequence ATGCTCCTCGCGGTCGACATCGGCAACACGAATATAAAGTTCGGTCTATTCGAAGACGCCGGCCACAGCGCCGGAACGCTCGCTCATACGTGGCGTTCGGTCACGAACCGCCGCCAGACCGGCGACGAGCTCGCCGTTCTCGTCGATGGGATGCTGCGCGTGCGCGGCGTGCCGCCGGCGTCGGTCCAGCGAGTCGTGGTGGCGAACGTTGTTCCCCAACTCTACCGAGCCGTCACGAGCATGTCGCAGCGCTATTTCAACTGCCGCACGGAGTTCATCTCCGCCGCAAGGCAAACGATGATGCCCGTTCGCACGCAACGTCCAGCCGAACTCGGCGCCGACCTCATCGCCAATGCGATCGCGGGCGTTAAGAGGTACGGCGCGCCGATCATCATCGTCGGATTCGGCACTGCGACCACGTTCTCGGGTGTGGACGCGGACGGCGCGTTCGCCGGCACCGCCATCGCACCGGGCATCGAGCTCTCAGTCGACGCGCTCGTCGGGCGCGCCGCAAAACTCATGAGCGTGCCGCTGATCCGGCCGCGAGCCGCGCTCGGCACCGATACCGCAGAGGCGCTCCAATCCGGGATCATCTTCGGATTTGTCGGCCAGGCGGAATTTCTCATCGCGAAGATCGCCGCGGAACTCGGCGGCAAGCCCACGGTGGTGGCCACCGGCGGCCTCGCGGAATTAGTCGCGAAAAACACCGAGGCGATCCATCACGTCGACGACAGCCTGAGCCTTCACGGCTTGTATCACTGGGCCACCACCGACCGCCGCGCCATGCTCGATCCGGCGAGCGACGGCGCGCCGGTGCTTGGCGGAAACGAATGA
- the coaBC gene encoding bifunctional phosphopantothenoylcysteine decarboxylase/phosphopantothenate--cysteine ligase CoaBC — MNIAPSSAPPDLAGRTVLVGVCGGIAAYKCAGVVSKLRQAGADVHVIMTEAACRFVTPLTFQALSGNDVHTEMFDAGTTWQVAHITLVRKSELFVVLNATANTLAKIAHGIADNLLTTCVLATRNPVLVAPAMNTAMLDSAATRENIASLTARGLEFVEPGSGFLACGEIGDGRLADEDDIVAAVVRALGRASSMAGERVVVTAGPTREFADPARFLSNASSGRMGYALAGEARRRGAHVTLISGPAELAPPFDIELVRVVTAREMHAAALAHLPDTTMFIGAAAVADFRPSSQASGKVKKDGAPLQMDLERNPDIIADVSARRPTGCLVVGFAAETEDLRANGLEKLARKKLDCIVVNRIGNNGSGAFGAADNEVLILWPGGEQAVARASKPSIAASILDRTAQLRSGA, encoded by the coding sequence ATGAACATCGCGCCATCATCTGCGCCGCCGGATCTCGCCGGTCGCACCGTACTCGTCGGCGTCTGCGGCGGAATCGCCGCCTACAAGTGCGCGGGCGTCGTCAGTAAACTACGCCAAGCAGGCGCCGACGTCCACGTGATCATGACCGAAGCAGCGTGCCGGTTTGTCACGCCGCTCACGTTTCAAGCGCTGTCCGGCAACGACGTGCACACCGAGATGTTCGACGCCGGCACCACGTGGCAAGTCGCGCATATCACGCTGGTGCGCAAGAGCGAACTGTTCGTCGTGCTCAACGCCACCGCGAACACGCTAGCCAAAATCGCGCACGGCATCGCCGACAATCTGCTCACGACCTGCGTCCTCGCCACGCGCAACCCCGTACTCGTAGCGCCGGCAATGAACACCGCGATGCTCGATTCCGCGGCGACGCGTGAAAATATCGCGTCGCTGACGGCGCGCGGGCTTGAATTCGTCGAGCCCGGTTCCGGATTTCTCGCGTGCGGCGAGATCGGCGACGGCCGTCTTGCAGATGAAGACGACATCGTCGCCGCTGTCGTGCGCGCCCTCGGGCGGGCCAGCAGCATGGCCGGCGAGCGCGTCGTCGTCACCGCAGGTCCGACGCGCGAGTTCGCCGACCCAGCGCGCTTTCTGTCGAACGCGTCCAGCGGCCGCATGGGTTACGCGCTTGCCGGTGAGGCGCGGCGGCGCGGCGCGCACGTCACCTTGATCAGCGGGCCCGCCGAACTCGCGCCGCCCTTCGACATAGAACTCGTTCGCGTCGTCACCGCCCGCGAAATGCACGCCGCAGCGCTCGCACATCTGCCGGACACGACGATGTTCATCGGCGCGGCCGCGGTGGCGGATTTTCGTCCATCCTCGCAGGCTTCGGGCAAGGTGAAGAAAGACGGCGCGCCGCTGCAGATGGATCTCGAACGCAACCCCGACATCATCGCCGACGTCTCGGCGCGTCGTCCGACGGGATGTTTGGTGGTGGGCTTTGCAGCTGAAACCGAAGACCTGCGCGCCAACGGGCTGGAAAAGCTCGCACGCAAGAAGTTGGATTGCATCGTCGTCAACCGGATCGGCAACAACGGCAGCGGCGCCTTCGGCGCAGCCGATAACGAGGTGCTCATTCTTTGGCCGGGCGGCGAACAAGCCGTTGCGCGCGCGTCGAAGCCCTCGATCGCGGCTTCGATCTTAGATCGCACCGCCCAGCTCCGATCGGGCGCCTGA
- a CDS encoding M20 family metallopeptidase: MSGAILEVPAPVLDDVIKLRRDFHMHPELGFEEVRTAGIVADRLKALGYEVRTGIGETGVVGILRTKKPGRTILLRADMDGLPVQEESGVGFSSRENGKMHACGHDGHVAILLGAAQMIMERRDLLCGTIVLCFQPAEEGKGGAKAMIDDGVLEDPHVDKVYGLHLASLYPVGVIAVRPGPVMASSDSIEITIRGRGGHGAAPHQTVDPILTAAQFVTSVQSVVSRSVDPIQPAVVTIGSIHGGNIHNVIPDNVSMLGTVRAFDADVREQMKPRIEAVLKGCCDGAGAAYDYNYLWRYPVTVNNAAEAAYVADLAAKTLGPSRSVEFERTMGAEDFSFMLEQRPGAFFFVGVQSGPATAVAHHNARFAIDEDCLEAGVQMMTALALDAPKIAQA, from the coding sequence ATGAGCGGCGCCATCCTCGAAGTTCCCGCACCGGTGCTTGACGATGTCATCAAGCTGCGGCGCGATTTCCACATGCATCCCGAACTCGGTTTCGAAGAAGTCCGCACGGCGGGCATCGTCGCCGATCGTCTCAAGGCTCTCGGATATGAAGTCCGCACCGGTATCGGTGAGACGGGAGTCGTCGGGATTTTGCGCACGAAAAAGCCGGGCCGCACCATTTTGCTGCGCGCGGACATGGACGGGCTTCCGGTGCAGGAAGAGAGCGGTGTCGGTTTCTCGTCGCGCGAGAACGGCAAGATGCATGCGTGCGGCCACGACGGCCACGTGGCCATATTGCTCGGCGCGGCGCAGATGATCATGGAACGCCGCGATCTGCTTTGCGGCACGATCGTGCTTTGTTTTCAGCCGGCTGAGGAAGGGAAAGGCGGCGCGAAGGCCATGATCGACGACGGCGTGCTCGAAGATCCGCACGTCGACAAGGTCTACGGACTTCATCTCGCGTCGTTGTATCCAGTGGGCGTGATCGCCGTCCGGCCCGGCCCTGTGATGGCGTCGAGCGATTCCATCGAAATCACGATCCGCGGGCGCGGCGGCCATGGCGCGGCGCCGCATCAGACCGTTGATCCGATCCTCACGGCAGCTCAGTTCGTCACAAGCGTGCAATCCGTCGTCAGCCGTTCCGTCGATCCCATACAGCCTGCCGTTGTGACCATCGGTTCTATCCATGGCGGCAACATCCACAACGTGATTCCGGACAACGTCTCCATGCTCGGCACCGTGCGCGCGTTCGACGCGGACGTACGCGAGCAGATGAAGCCGCGGATAGAAGCCGTGCTCAAAGGCTGCTGCGACGGAGCCGGCGCCGCCTACGACTACAACTACTTGTGGCGCTATCCGGTCACGGTGAATAACGCCGCCGAGGCCGCGTATGTCGCGGATCTCGCCGCCAAGACTCTAGGGCCGTCTCGTTCCGTCGAATTCGAACGAACCATGGGCGCGGAAGATTTCTCGTTCATGCTCGAGCAGAGACCGGGCGCGTTCTTCTTCGTCGGCGTGCAGAGCGGGCCGGCGACGGCGGTCGCACATCACAACGCGAGGTTCGCCATCGATGAGGATTGTCTCGAAGCCGGTGTGCAGATGATGACGGCGCTCGCTCTGGACGCGCCAAAAATAGCGCAGGCGTGA
- a CDS encoding CoA-acylating methylmalonate-semialdehyde dehydrogenase yields the protein MIPALIGPKWERLERDSLPVFNPATAEEIERVPLLGAADVDRAVKAAAAAQPEWSRVSIMDRQRLMFAYKAKLEEHAEELAAIVTRHHGKTLAEARGEVRRGIEVVDFACAASTILQGRTLRDVGNGVDQDCYRYPVGVAAGITPFNFPVMIPLWMFPLAVVCGNTFVLKPSERTPLGAVRLAEIFLEAGFPDGVLNVVHGTRDCVDALISHPDVAAVSFVGSEAVAAHVYREAARTGKRVQSAGGAKNHIFVMPDADIDAALPSILNSAFGNAGERCLAGSVAVAVGSAGAPLLAAVNEGARKLVVGPGDQAGVDVGPLIRDEHRTRVLEYIARGAAEGARVTTDGRGYIDRPGYFVGPTVLDGVTTEMAVGRDEIFGPVLSMAYAKTLDDAIAMANASRYGNMSAIFTSSGKSARQFRDTVEAGMVGINAGTAQPFGFYPFSGWKGSFFGDLHLQGQDAVEFYTRKKMVISRW from the coding sequence GTGATACCGGCGCTCATCGGTCCGAAGTGGGAGCGTTTGGAGCGCGATTCGCTGCCCGTTTTCAATCCGGCCACGGCCGAAGAAATCGAACGCGTGCCGCTGCTCGGTGCCGCCGACGTCGATCGGGCGGTGAAAGCCGCAGCTGCCGCGCAACCGGAGTGGAGCCGCGTGTCGATCATGGATCGTCAACGGCTCATGTTCGCCTACAAAGCGAAACTTGAAGAACACGCCGAGGAACTCGCGGCCATCGTCACCCGCCATCACGGCAAAACTCTTGCCGAGGCGCGGGGCGAGGTGCGGCGCGGGATCGAGGTCGTGGACTTCGCCTGCGCGGCGTCGACGATTTTGCAGGGCCGGACCCTGCGCGATGTCGGCAACGGCGTGGATCAGGATTGCTACCGCTATCCCGTAGGGGTTGCCGCCGGCATCACGCCGTTCAATTTTCCGGTGATGATCCCGCTGTGGATGTTCCCGCTCGCGGTGGTGTGCGGCAACACGTTCGTCCTCAAACCATCGGAGCGGACGCCACTCGGAGCGGTCCGTCTGGCTGAGATCTTCCTGGAGGCCGGCTTTCCCGATGGCGTGCTCAACGTGGTTCACGGGACTCGCGATTGCGTCGACGCGCTCATCTCGCATCCGGACGTCGCAGCGGTGTCATTCGTCGGTTCCGAGGCGGTGGCGGCGCACGTCTACCGCGAGGCCGCTCGCACCGGGAAGCGCGTGCAATCGGCGGGCGGCGCGAAGAACCACATCTTCGTCATGCCCGACGCCGACATCGACGCAGCGCTGCCGTCGATCCTCAACTCAGCTTTCGGAAATGCCGGCGAGCGCTGCTTGGCTGGAAGCGTGGCGGTCGCGGTGGGCTCGGCGGGCGCGCCGTTGCTCGCGGCCGTGAATGAAGGCGCGCGCAAACTTGTCGTGGGCCCCGGCGATCAAGCGGGCGTGGACGTCGGACCGCTTATCCGCGATGAGCATCGCACGCGGGTGCTTGAATACATCGCGCGCGGCGCGGCAGAGGGCGCGCGCGTGACCACTGACGGACGCGGCTACATAGACCGGCCAGGCTATTTCGTCGGCCCGACGGTGCTCGACGGCGTGACCACCGAGATGGCGGTGGGTCGCGACGAGATCTTCGGGCCGGTGCTTTCGATGGCGTATGCGAAGACGCTCGACGACGCGATCGCGATGGCGAACGCGTCACGGTACGGCAATATGTCGGCGATCTTCACGTCGAGCGGCAAGTCCGCACGCCAATTCCGCGACACGGTGGAAGCGGGCATGGTCGGCATCAATGCCGGCACCGCGCAGCCGTTCGGGTTTTATCCGTTCTCGGGCTGGAAAGGCTCGTTCTTCGGCGACCTTCATCTGCAGGGCCAAGACGCGGTGGAATTCTACACGCGCAAAAAGATGGTCATCTCGCGCTGGTGA
- a CDS encoding NAD(P)H-dependent oxidoreductase produces the protein MTADIVKVAAFAGSLRVKSYNRGLLRAAVALAPPDVTINVIDIDDVPLYNADFDDESNPLPPVKRLVDAIKAADALLIVTPEYNYSMPAVTKNVLDWASRFDGVLDEKPTAMMGASTTGFGTLRSQLQLRQLAAGADIWFLTDPQLYVSSARTKFDADGNLTDEKTKGLVTALLSALAEFARRVGRTDSQGIVP, from the coding sequence ATGACGGCGGACATCGTGAAGGTGGCCGCATTTGCGGGTTCTCTTCGCGTGAAATCATACAATCGTGGATTGCTGCGCGCGGCCGTCGCGCTCGCGCCGCCGGACGTGACGATCAACGTCATCGACATCGACGACGTACCGCTGTACAACGCCGACTTCGACGACGAGTCGAATCCATTGCCGCCGGTCAAGCGCCTGGTTGACGCGATCAAGGCGGCGGATGCGTTGCTCATCGTCACACCCGAATACAACTATTCGATGCCGGCTGTGACCAAGAACGTGCTCGACTGGGCATCGCGATTCGACGGGGTCCTTGACGAAAAACCCACCGCGATGATGGGCGCTTCGACGACCGGATTCGGCACCTTGCGCTCACAGCTCCAACTTCGCCAACTGGCGGCCGGCGCCGACATCTGGTTTCTCACGGACCCCCAGCTATACGTGTCGTCGGCGCGCACGAAGTTCGACGCCGATGGCAATCTCACGGATGAGAAGACCAAAGGGCTGGTCACGGCGTTGCTTTCCGCGTTGGCGGAATTTGCCCGCCGGGTTGGACGAACGGATTCGCAAGGCATAGTTCCGTGA
- the dusB gene encoding tRNA dihydrouridine synthase DusB — MCALRLVCGSLLPGRIARRREEARTVMNAFPPLTIAGIEISPPLALAPMAGVTNALFRKLFKPFGFGLTVSEFVSAQSLIRMNRRTLEMIDVYADERPTSVQLHGNDPAVMAQAAAFVEECGADIVDINFGCPAPKIVKGGDGAAILRDPDLAVAICAAVRKAVKRVPVTVKMRLGWERDNYTYLEIAKRAEAVGIDAFTLHGRYGKQFYKPSADWSYIARLKEVVSVPVIGNGDIASPADAVRCYHESGVDAVMVGRAALGNPWLIRGIAAAMQGLPQPAPPTVAERIDFARVHFDAMVERYGEKSGVFQMRKHLAWYIRGIAGASSLREQINNLAEADAVRALLADARNRPSAEVPALDEVDVAV, encoded by the coding sequence ATGTGCGCTCTTCGCCTCGTCTGCGGGTCGCTCTTGCCAGGCCGCATCGCGCGCCGGCGCGAAGAAGCTCGAACTGTCATGAATGCGTTCCCACCGCTCACGATCGCCGGCATCGAGATATCTCCCCCCTTGGCTCTCGCGCCGATGGCGGGCGTCACCAACGCGCTATTCCGCAAGCTGTTCAAGCCGTTTGGCTTCGGCCTGACGGTCAGCGAGTTCGTTTCGGCACAGTCGCTCATACGCATGAACCGCCGCACGCTTGAGATGATCGACGTGTACGCGGACGAACGGCCCACATCGGTTCAGCTTCACGGCAACGACCCTGCGGTCATGGCGCAGGCGGCAGCGTTCGTCGAGGAGTGCGGCGCGGACATCGTGGACATCAACTTCGGCTGCCCGGCACCGAAGATCGTCAAAGGCGGCGACGGCGCCGCGATCTTACGCGATCCCGATCTCGCGGTGGCCATTTGTGCGGCCGTGCGCAAGGCCGTCAAGCGCGTGCCCGTCACCGTGAAGATGCGGCTAGGCTGGGAGCGCGACAACTACACGTACTTGGAAATCGCCAAACGCGCGGAGGCGGTCGGCATCGACGCTTTCACCCTCCACGGGCGCTACGGCAAACAGTTCTACAAGCCGTCTGCCGATTGGTCGTACATCGCGCGCCTCAAAGAAGTCGTGTCGGTGCCCGTCATCGGCAACGGCGACATAGCGTCGCCCGCAGACGCAGTGCGATGCTATCATGAATCCGGCGTCGACGCGGTGATGGTGGGCCGCGCCGCACTGGGCAATCCTTGGCTCATCCGCGGCATCGCGGCCGCGATGCAAGGCCTGCCGCAACCGGCGCCGCCGACCGTCGCCGAGCGCATCGATTTCGCTCGCGTTCACTTCGACGCCATGGTCGAGCGTTACGGCGAAAAATCGGGCGTCTTCCAAATGCGCAAGCACCTCGCTTGGTACATCCGCGGCATCGCCGGCGCCTCGAGTCTGCGCGAACAGATCAACAATTTGGCGGAGGCCGATGCGGTCCGAGCGCTGTTGGCCGATGCGCGGAACCGGCCGTCGGCCGAAGTGCCTGCACTAGATGAAGTAGACGTCGCGGTCTAG
- the panB gene encoding 3-methyl-2-oxobutanoate hydroxymethyltransferase gives MPVTVNTFFDKKARGEKIAIVTAYDALVAAMVHAAGADAILVGDSAAMVFAGYDTTLPITIDEMLYHTRVVTRGAKGAFVIADMPFLSFQCGHDEAVRNAGRFLKEGLAQAVKLEGGHDIDLVARLVSSGIPVMGHLGLTPQSVNALGGYRAQGKTVESAELMLAQAEALDRAGCFAIVLECVPSALALKVSAAIRCATIGIGAGPSCDGQVSVINDLLGLSVGYLPRHAKRYAKLYDDGLAAVRSYVGDVRTLKFPEPEHEVGAQTRDAQSNAHAASQNPATR, from the coding sequence ATGCCCGTCACCGTCAACACTTTTTTCGACAAGAAAGCACGTGGCGAGAAGATCGCGATCGTCACGGCCTACGACGCGCTCGTTGCGGCCATGGTGCACGCAGCCGGCGCCGATGCGATTTTGGTCGGCGATTCCGCCGCGATGGTATTCGCGGGATACGATACCACGCTGCCGATCACGATCGACGAAATGCTCTACCATACCCGCGTGGTGACCCGCGGCGCTAAAGGCGCGTTCGTCATCGCAGATATGCCGTTTCTTTCGTTCCAATGCGGCCACGACGAAGCGGTCCGCAACGCAGGCCGGTTTCTCAAAGAGGGCTTGGCGCAAGCCGTCAAATTGGAGGGCGGGCACGACATCGATCTGGTCGCACGCCTCGTATCGAGCGGCATTCCAGTGATGGGGCACCTCGGCCTCACGCCGCAGTCGGTCAATGCGCTCGGTGGATATCGCGCGCAGGGCAAGACGGTCGAATCTGCCGAGCTCATGCTCGCGCAGGCTGAGGCATTGGACCGAGCCGGATGCTTTGCCATCGTCCTCGAGTGCGTGCCGAGCGCGCTTGCGTTGAAGGTGAGCGCAGCTATCCGCTGCGCGACGATCGGTATCGGCGCGGGGCCGAGCTGCGACGGCCAGGTCAGCGTCATCAACGATCTGCTCGGGCTTTCGGTCGGCTATCTGCCCCGGCACGCCAAACGTTACGCGAAATTGTACGACGACGGGCTTGCCGCGGTGCGTTCGTACGTCGGCGATGTGCGAACGCTGAAGTTCCCTGAGCCGGAGCACGAAGTCGGCGCCCAGACGCGGGATGCGCAATCGAACGCTCACGCAGCGAGCCAGAATCCCGCGACGCGCTAG
- the panC gene encoding pantoate--beta-alanine ligase, with the protein MHVVRSVSDLRAARAALSSPVGFVPTMGALHAGHASLVARARAECATVVVSVYVNPLQFGPGEDLSRYPRRFDADAAMLERIGTDLLFAPADDVMYPPGAQTTIDPGSLASQLEGERRPGHFRGVATVVLKLFNLVVPQRAYFGQKDAQQLAVVRQMTADVDLPVEIVGCPIVREDDGLALSSRNIYLSTQERRDAVKLSQALQSVAQALVAGRTDAHRLVADAAALLAPLRLDYIAVVDPRAFVPLVTAPAESDLLVVGAAYCGATRLIDNVSMRTP; encoded by the coding sequence GTGCACGTCGTCCGTTCGGTCAGCGACCTTCGCGCCGCGCGGGCCGCTCTGTCGTCGCCGGTCGGGTTCGTGCCGACGATGGGCGCCTTGCATGCGGGCCACGCATCGCTCGTCGCGCGTGCCCGCGCGGAGTGCGCGACGGTCGTCGTGTCTGTGTACGTCAACCCGTTGCAATTCGGACCGGGCGAAGATCTAAGCCGCTATCCGCGCAGGTTCGACGCCGATGCCGCGATGTTAGAACGGATCGGCACAGACCTCTTATTCGCACCAGCGGACGACGTGATGTACCCGCCCGGCGCGCAAACGACGATCGATCCGGGATCTCTCGCTTCGCAGCTCGAGGGCGAGCGCAGACCGGGGCACTTCCGCGGCGTCGCGACCGTCGTGCTGAAACTCTTCAATCTCGTCGTGCCGCAGCGCGCGTACTTCGGTCAAAAGGATGCGCAACAGCTCGCGGTGGTGCGGCAGATGACGGCGGACGTCGATCTGCCGGTTGAGATCGTCGGCTGCCCCATCGTGCGCGAGGACGATGGTCTCGCGCTTTCGTCGCGCAATATCTATCTGTCCACGCAGGAGCGGCGCGACGCGGTGAAGCTTTCGCAAGCGCTTCAAAGCGTAGCGCAAGCACTGGTCGCCGGACGAACGGACGCACATCGGCTCGTCGCGGATGCAGCGGCTTTGTTGGCTCCATTACGGCTCGACTACATCGCCGTCGTCGATCCGCGCGCGTTCGTGCCGCTCGTCACCGCGCCCGCGGAGTCGGATCTTCTTGTGGTTGGTGCCGCGTACTGCGGTGCGACGCGATTGATCGACAACGTCAGCATGCGCACGCCGTAG
- a CDS encoding PilZ domain-containing protein — translation MDGELSRRQYVRVAVTLPVEFSVDGEANPHDGSVFDLGAGGMRLVASYDLPARANVGLKFGLPGTNRTVQARGRVVLSFFARNEQKFHHGIAFTSIEPGDHTAILGFVESNDAQRRA, via the coding sequence ATGGATGGTGAGCTAAGCCGGCGTCAGTATGTCCGCGTTGCAGTTACTTTGCCCGTGGAATTCTCGGTGGATGGCGAAGCTAATCCGCACGACGGCTCGGTCTTCGATCTTGGGGCCGGGGGAATGCGCCTCGTCGCCTCGTATGATTTGCCGGCGCGCGCGAACGTCGGCCTCAAGTTCGGTCTTCCCGGTACGAACCGCACGGTTCAGGCCAGGGGACGGGTCGTGTTGAGTTTCTTCGCGCGCAACGAGCAGAAATTTCATCACGGCATCGCATTCACGTCCATCGAGCCGGGCGACCACACGGCCATCCTGGGTTTCGTCGAATCCAACGACGCGCAACGGCGGGCCTGA